ACAATGAAATTACCACATATCACACTCAGAGTGGTAAAAAATTCTGGAAGACTATAAATGGTGAGAATATTTCAGTAATTAACCCTTCGGAATAAGAAATGAGGTAATAAAAATGAGGTATTTAGCTCTGGTTAAAGGGTTAGACCCGCACATTGAAGAGGAAGTTACACTCGATATACAAGGAATAGAGTTTACGGGTTTTGCGTTTATCTGCCCTTATGAAGTTGAAGGGGGAAAAAAATACCCTGTTTCCATAGGGTTTACGATTTTAGATGGTTTAGAAATTCGTGAATTATGTGATAGTAAAAAAGAACTTGAACGAATCGGTACAAGCTATAATTATTATATTCGTGGTGTTCTTAATGAAGATTCAATTGATGCAGGGATCGTTATTTCTGACGATGACGAATATTTTGCTAACTATCCTGATTTAATTGGCAAAGCTGTAGAGTTCCAGGTTGACCGAATTAATGTGGAATTTCTGATGGACTAAAATTGTTTGAACCTTGACTGGCTGCGGGCTTTTCAAGGTTTCTTTTTTGTATTACTGACTGACTCCGTCCGCCGTGCACCACGCATTGTCATTCATGCTCATTAATGAAGGTCTTCCGTATGAATCGACGTGTTCATTGAAGGGACATGGGTACCTTTTCCACAGGGTGATATATAAGTAAAATTATACCTATCTATCAAATGGAGAGGTAGCTTATGACAAGAATCAAAGTTCCCATCGATGTGCTGTTATCGGTATCTGATCAATTCGACAATGCATCGAACCAGCTTAAGATGATCAATGAGAACCTTCTCCGGCAGATTTTTATGCTGATGTCCAATTGGTATGGTCAGAGAGGAACGGCTTTTCAAACGGATTTTAAGACAGCGTATGAACAGATGAATGTAACCATAGAGCGTATGCATGTGATCAGTCAGCAACTCAAAGGAATTGCCGTTCGATTCATGGATGCGGATCAGCTGCAGGATTTTATGGGAGAACAGCGGATGGAGCTCTTCGCTAAACTAAGTACGACAAATTACATTAGCGCGCCGCCTAAATCATTCATAGATCAAGTGGGAGACACCGCAAAGGATCTGGCAGGAGGACTCAAAAAAGGTCTAGGAAGCGTAGTCGAATCATTAAAGGATACGGGAACAGCCATAGTTAAGAATCCCATCGGGACTTTAGGGGACATGGCTTACAATGCAACTGTAGGGACCGCCGAAGATGTAATTGGTTTCGCTGCATGGGGCAAAAACATGGTTATGGATGAAGGAGAACGTGAAGCCTTTATAAAAGAAATACAAGTGAAGGCAGATGAGTCCGGAAAAGCTAACTTCGTAGGAGAACAGGCAGGTGTGATGTTAGGCTCCTTCCTAGTTAGTCGGCTTGGGATTAAGGCGGGGCCGAATCATAAACCTGATACGGGTGGAGATGGAGGAAGTTCTAAGAATAGTGCTGTAGGGAAGGGTGACACTGCTTCTAACTTCATTAGCGGTAAAGGTATCTATACCCAGTATTCAGGTGGACTAAAACAAGCGAATAAGGAAGATGTAAATGCAGATTTGCTTGCAAAAAAAATTGGTGGACAGTCTCGAATGATATTCAATAATGATCCAAA
This sequence is a window from Paenibacillus urinalis. Protein-coding genes within it:
- a CDS encoding WXG100 family type VII secretion target, producing MTRIKVPIDVLLSVSDQFDNASNQLKMINENLLRQIFMLMSNWYGQRGTAFQTDFKTAYEQMNVTIERMHVISQQLKGIAVRFMDADQLQDFMGEQRMELFAKLSTTNYISAPPKSFIDQVGDTAKDLAGGLKKGLGSVVESLKDTGTAIVKNPIGTLGDMAYNATVGTAEDVIGFAAWGKNMVMDEGEREAFIKEIQVKADESGKANFVGEQAGVMLGSFLVSRLGIKAGPNHKPDTGGDGGSSKNSAVGKGDTASNFISGKGIYTQYSGGLKQANKEDVNADLLAKKIGGQSRMIFNNDPKGREFDVISEQYIGQTKTSMNSLSSQFREQAKATIEASIETGGKAYFHFETAPADKVIRQLKEYEKRYNVEIVIDISSLK